In a single window of the Gemmatimonas sp. genome:
- a CDS encoding aminotransferase class III-fold pyridoxal phosphate-dependent enzyme, translating to MTRGIPFAGVPDDDWRSRAADVIPGGSSTGSRRPEVLYGTRAFDPAVPTHFERAEGCSLWSPDGRRFIDCGMALGAVGIGYADPSVTRAVIDAASNGNVSALPHRLEVEVAERLVQVIPSAEQVRFLRTGAEANAAAIRLARALTGREHIIACGYFGWLDWCSEAIGVPTTVQHAVTRVPFNDLTALERTVSLHEASLAAIIIEPLVHELAQVAWLESARRLADRTGAVLIFDEVKTAFRVRTGGVQELTGVTPDLTTLGKAMANGYPLAAVVGRAAVMDAAQRTWISSTAATESTGLAAAKAVLDWHERTDVPERMAAAGGMLLEIIGTALTESPWVGVQADGPPTMWRLLADAPDQLDALVSVAARHGLLLKRGAYQFGAVAHDEAVLAQVSELMPHIMQALLPGPRRVED from the coding sequence GTGACTCGAGGCATTCCCTTCGCCGGCGTGCCGGACGACGACTGGCGTTCACGGGCTGCCGATGTGATTCCCGGAGGGAGTTCGACAGGGAGCCGCCGCCCGGAGGTGCTCTACGGTACGCGAGCCTTCGATCCGGCCGTGCCCACGCACTTCGAACGGGCGGAGGGGTGCTCGCTCTGGTCGCCCGATGGGCGTCGATTCATCGATTGCGGAATGGCGCTGGGCGCGGTCGGTATCGGGTACGCCGACCCGTCTGTTACCCGCGCGGTCATCGACGCGGCGTCCAACGGGAATGTGTCCGCGCTCCCGCACCGGCTTGAAGTCGAGGTGGCCGAGCGGCTTGTGCAGGTGATCCCGTCGGCGGAACAAGTGCGCTTCCTGCGCACGGGGGCCGAAGCGAATGCGGCCGCCATCCGGCTCGCGCGCGCACTCACCGGTCGCGAGCACATTATTGCCTGCGGGTATTTTGGGTGGCTCGACTGGTGCAGCGAGGCCATCGGCGTTCCCACGACTGTACAGCACGCCGTCACCCGAGTGCCCTTCAACGACCTGACGGCGCTCGAGCGCACGGTGTCCCTCCACGAGGCGTCACTCGCCGCGATCATCATCGAGCCGCTCGTGCACGAGCTCGCGCAGGTCGCTTGGCTCGAATCGGCTCGACGACTGGCTGACCGCACCGGCGCCGTCCTCATCTTCGATGAAGTCAAGACGGCCTTTCGCGTGCGCACGGGCGGGGTGCAGGAACTCACCGGTGTCACGCCTGATCTCACCACCCTTGGCAAGGCCATGGCGAATGGCTATCCCTTGGCGGCCGTGGTCGGACGAGCCGCGGTGATGGACGCCGCGCAGCGCACCTGGATCTCGTCGACCGCCGCCACGGAGAGTACGGGACTTGCCGCCGCGAAGGCGGTACTTGACTGGCACGAGCGCACCGACGTTCCCGAGCGCATGGCCGCCGCCGGCGGGATGCTTTTGGAGATCATCGGTACGGCGCTGACGGAGTCGCCGTGGGTCGGCGTACAGGCCGACGGACCGCCCACGATGTGGCGGTTGCTGGCCGACGCGCCCGATCAGCTGGACGCCCTCGTCTCCGTTGCGGCGCGCCACGGACTGCTTTTGAAACGCGGAGCCTATCAATTCGGCGCCGTGGCGCACGATGAGGCGGTGCTTGCCCAGGTGAGCGAGCTCATGCCGCACATCATGCAGGCGCTACTCCCCGGACCACGACGCGTCGAGGACTGA
- a CDS encoding heparinase II/III family protein — MKRLRLLPLDLDARRLETADGSSLAPTVNGLAMELEPLMQRELPIPRQKARLTRVGGRCPVHGRLLEFDPWSPHAHYCERCARTYTGVEHDDWWAMGAQLYTAERAVHAATLYALRGDQRHAELALRILAEMADRYEHWPNRDNVLGPTRPFFSTYLESIWLLNLCHALDLLDAAMAPGADTVGGRLRDRLIAPSASLIASYHEGTSNRQVWNEVAVLSAFRVLDDQPAFQSRLDADQQLRTLLEQGLLADGTWYEGENYHLFAHRGLWYGMQLLTAAGLSLPPSLGDRYAAGFMTPFLGLLPDETLPSRRDSQYAVSIRQWRFAEWCELGYAHRADPRLAGLLSRLYDGSIERQSTARARSTADAERNEGPTSLSRADLSWRSVLMASAQPVHEGQWAPASVLLPSQGLAVLRREQGNVYVALEGGHSGSGHGHPDRLGLSLQTGDERWLQDPGTGSYVERTLHWYRSTLAHHAPLVNGASQPPATATLLGFEERGGMGWMRKRAMIGQGVHATRTVVVCEGYCLDVLEWERDATSQDAADDITITLPLCGNARRVAPNAFSTASRTGAGGLEDGFDFLQQVESVRVDGSAVVDAIALNADGTPSQRVGARLQFAANVRATLIRARVPGAPGCSGTVRHAVELQGASGRLVSVWYWQPSDARPVVEHVVINATDDGAPLARVTSADGTTAVHGPAPHGWHIELLARHARSSVDLEGLIDLPTAAVTQSERVALPDRARALPLHAVLGASQYLRTEQDWGESGSPTATVHVAVDGPHVVLEVVANTGKVVAPDGGGNPLDNERAQVNADGVQWYWGASHDGWAQAALCTPSDDTVHMTRLVPGEWPLPDATWTALPGDGGWRVRFKWRLSDLPTAPDGSIAFDLVVNERPADRVRRRGQLVLSGRRADLPSAAAYSYLRGDRQSQARVVRLQLHPGRGPQLSGR; from the coding sequence GTGAAGCGACTCCGATTGCTGCCGCTCGATCTCGACGCCCGTCGCCTCGAGACCGCCGATGGATCGTCGCTTGCGCCCACCGTGAACGGCCTCGCGATGGAACTCGAGCCGCTCATGCAGCGCGAACTCCCGATCCCTCGCCAGAAAGCTCGCCTCACGCGAGTGGGTGGACGGTGTCCGGTACACGGGCGGTTGCTCGAGTTCGATCCCTGGTCGCCGCATGCGCATTATTGCGAGCGGTGTGCACGCACGTACACTGGCGTCGAGCACGACGACTGGTGGGCGATGGGGGCGCAGCTCTACACCGCCGAGCGCGCGGTGCATGCCGCCACGCTGTACGCCCTGCGTGGCGACCAGCGTCACGCCGAGCTCGCGTTGCGGATCCTCGCGGAGATGGCCGATCGCTACGAGCACTGGCCGAATCGCGACAATGTGCTCGGCCCGACGCGCCCGTTCTTCAGCACCTATCTCGAGTCGATCTGGCTGCTGAATCTCTGTCATGCGCTCGACCTGCTCGATGCCGCCATGGCGCCCGGAGCCGATACGGTCGGAGGGCGACTGCGTGATCGGTTGATCGCGCCCAGTGCCTCGCTCATCGCCTCGTATCACGAGGGCACGTCCAACCGACAAGTGTGGAATGAAGTCGCGGTGTTGTCGGCCTTCCGGGTGCTCGACGACCAGCCGGCCTTCCAAAGTCGCCTCGATGCGGATCAACAGCTGCGCACGTTACTGGAGCAGGGACTACTCGCCGACGGCACGTGGTACGAGGGAGAGAACTATCATCTCTTCGCGCACCGCGGCCTGTGGTACGGCATGCAGTTACTCACCGCTGCCGGGTTGTCGCTTCCCCCGTCGCTCGGCGATCGGTACGCCGCCGGCTTCATGACGCCGTTTCTGGGGCTGCTCCCCGATGAGACGCTCCCGTCACGGCGGGATTCGCAGTATGCCGTCTCGATCCGGCAGTGGCGATTCGCCGAGTGGTGCGAACTCGGCTATGCCCATCGGGCCGATCCACGACTCGCCGGTCTCTTGTCGCGACTGTACGACGGCTCGATCGAGCGGCAGTCCACGGCGCGTGCTCGCTCCACCGCCGACGCCGAGCGCAATGAAGGGCCGACGTCGCTGTCACGCGCCGATCTGTCGTGGCGATCGGTCCTGATGGCGTCGGCCCAGCCGGTGCACGAGGGGCAATGGGCACCGGCCAGCGTGCTGCTGCCCTCGCAAGGACTCGCCGTGCTGCGGCGCGAACAGGGGAACGTCTATGTCGCGCTTGAGGGTGGCCACTCCGGAAGCGGACACGGACATCCGGATCGCCTGGGCTTGTCGCTGCAGACGGGTGACGAGCGATGGTTGCAGGATCCGGGCACCGGCAGCTACGTCGAGCGTACGCTTCATTGGTATCGCAGCACGCTGGCGCATCATGCGCCGCTCGTGAACGGGGCGTCGCAGCCGCCTGCCACGGCGACGCTGCTCGGCTTCGAAGAACGCGGCGGCATGGGATGGATGCGGAAGCGTGCCATGATCGGGCAGGGCGTACACGCGACCCGTACCGTCGTGGTGTGCGAGGGGTACTGCCTCGACGTGCTCGAGTGGGAGCGCGATGCGACGTCGCAGGACGCCGCCGACGACATCACGATCACACTCCCGCTCTGTGGCAACGCGCGTCGTGTCGCCCCTAACGCGTTTTCGACGGCTTCGCGCACGGGCGCGGGCGGACTCGAAGACGGTTTCGATTTCCTCCAGCAGGTCGAGTCGGTGCGCGTCGACGGATCCGCGGTCGTCGACGCGATCGCGCTTAACGCTGACGGTACGCCGAGCCAACGCGTCGGCGCGCGCCTGCAGTTCGCGGCGAACGTGCGAGCCACTCTCATCAGGGCCCGCGTGCCCGGAGCCCCCGGATGCAGCGGGACGGTGCGGCATGCGGTGGAGCTCCAGGGAGCCTCCGGACGATTGGTGTCGGTGTGGTATTGGCAGCCGTCCGACGCGCGGCCTGTCGTTGAACACGTCGTGATCAACGCCACGGACGACGGCGCACCGCTCGCGCGCGTGACCAGCGCCGATGGCACGACGGCGGTGCACGGACCGGCGCCGCACGGATGGCACATTGAATTGCTGGCGCGCCACGCGCGAAGTAGCGTGGATCTCGAAGGGCTCATCGACCTACCGACGGCGGCGGTCACCCAGTCCGAGCGCGTCGCGCTACCGGATCGGGCGCGCGCCTTGCCACTGCACGCAGTTCTTGGCGCATCGCAGTATCTGCGCACCGAACAGGACTGGGGTGAAAGCGGGAGCCCGACCGCCACGGTGCATGTCGCCGTCGACGGACCGCACGTGGTCCTCGAGGTCGTCGCCAACACCGGCAAGGTCGTGGCGCCAGACGGTGGTGGCAACCCGCTCGATAACGAGCGGGCACAGGTGAACGCCGACGGCGTGCAGTGGTACTGGGGCGCCTCGCATGACGGATGGGCGCAGGCCGCGCTCTGTACGCCGTCCGACGACACGGTGCACATGACGCGCCTGGTCCCTGGGGAGTGGCCGCTCCCCGACGCGACCTGGACGGCGCTCCCCGGCGACGGCGGATGGCGCGTGCGCTTCAAGTGGCGCCTCAGCGATCTGCCGACAGCGCCCGACGGCTCCATCGCCTTCGATCTGGTGGTGAACGAGCGTCCGGCCGATCGCGTCCGTCGACGCGGGCAGCTCGTGCTCAGCGGACGTCGTGCCGACCTGCCATCTGCGGCGGCCTACTCCTATCTGCGCGGCGATCGACAATCGCAGGCGCGCGTCGTGCGCCTTCAGCTCCATCCCGGTCGCGGGCCTCAACTCTCGGGCCGCTGA
- a CDS encoding RNA methyltransferase, which yields MSESVMTAVTVVLYESQDPINIGAVVRAMKNMGAVDLRLIRPCHYDLNRIEQIAHDTRDVVARIRHFDTIDDALADCRYVVAFSGRRRAAKWARHTPRTAAVDLLAHAQLGRVAIMFGREDHGLPNDALDRAHAVATIPTTEHFSLNVAQACLLALYECHVLAGDATKKLAGPKHAKGAPTMEEFELTFRDAEKALEALSYFKTRSPELIMRSMRALLFRAEPDARELLLVRTASIEVLRTVERESRLAVERALANHAVAREAAVRTESQPADAPHEVGTES from the coding sequence ATGTCCGAATCTGTAATGACCGCCGTCACGGTGGTCCTGTACGAATCGCAGGATCCTATCAACATCGGCGCTGTCGTGCGCGCGATGAAGAACATGGGTGCGGTGGACCTGCGTCTGATCCGCCCGTGTCACTACGACCTCAATCGCATCGAGCAGATCGCCCACGATACGCGCGATGTCGTGGCCCGCATTCGCCACTTTGACACGATCGACGACGCGCTTGCGGATTGCCGCTACGTGGTGGCGTTCTCGGGACGGCGTCGCGCCGCCAAGTGGGCGCGCCACACGCCGCGCACCGCCGCCGTGGACTTGCTCGCGCATGCGCAACTCGGCCGCGTCGCCATCATGTTCGGCCGCGAGGATCATGGGCTGCCGAACGACGCGCTCGATCGTGCGCACGCCGTCGCGACGATTCCCACCACCGAGCACTTCTCCCTCAACGTTGCGCAGGCCTGCCTGCTTGCGTTGTACGAGTGCCACGTACTGGCCGGGGACGCCACCAAGAAGCTCGCGGGGCCGAAGCACGCCAAGGGTGCGCCGACGATGGAAGAATTCGAGCTGACCTTTCGCGACGCCGAGAAGGCGCTCGAAGCGCTCTCGTACTTCAAGACGCGCAGCCCTGAGCTGATCATGCGCTCGATGCGCGCGCTGCTGTTTCGGGCGGAGCCCGACGCCCGGGAGCTGTTGCTCGTGCGCACGGCCAGCATCGAAGTGCTGCGCACCGTGGAGCGCGAATCACGCCTCGCCGTCGAGCGCGCTCTCGCCAATCATGCCGTGGCCCGCGAAGCCGCCGTGCGGACCGAATCGCAACCCGCCGACGCACCACACGAGGTTGGGACCGAGTCGTGA
- a CDS encoding amidohydrolase family protein — translation MTTMVIDVHAHFHTPYTNRGDWPRYNASRLDAGDRIGVVCHVASVLGSWGATSPTYFASPDDQTRANDWMLDFADEQSPRVKAWVAVNPNYTGHALAEIERGIARGAIGIKLAAGRRADDALLDDIAAAAAQFGVPVLQHIWQHRRRDWPNQDASDGIELARLAARHPRATFLLAHIGGGGDWAHTNPAVRDVENIVMDLSGSGIDRGMIDEAMRWVGARRLLWAADLTLCTGLTKLRALPFTGASEDDLADMCWRNAVRIFPDGAFTAALSTARPTAGATA, via the coding sequence ATGACAACCATGGTGATCGACGTACACGCGCACTTTCACACGCCCTATACCAACCGCGGTGACTGGCCGCGATACAATGCCTCCCGCCTCGATGCCGGCGATCGCATCGGTGTCGTGTGCCACGTGGCCTCCGTGCTCGGGTCGTGGGGCGCTACGTCGCCCACCTATTTTGCTTCGCCCGACGACCAGACGCGCGCCAACGACTGGATGCTCGATTTTGCGGACGAACAGTCACCGCGCGTGAAAGCGTGGGTTGCCGTGAATCCGAACTACACGGGGCATGCGCTCGCCGAGATCGAGCGCGGCATCGCGCGCGGCGCGATCGGCATCAAACTCGCGGCCGGCCGTCGCGCCGACGATGCGCTTCTCGACGACATCGCTGCCGCGGCCGCGCAATTCGGCGTGCCGGTGTTGCAACACATTTGGCAGCACCGCCGCCGCGATTGGCCGAATCAGGACGCCTCGGACGGCATCGAGCTGGCGCGACTCGCCGCGCGTCATCCCCGAGCGACATTCCTGTTGGCGCATATCGGCGGCGGCGGCGACTGGGCGCACACGAATCCTGCGGTTCGAGACGTCGAGAACATCGTGATGGATCTGTCAGGAAGCGGGATTGATCGTGGGATGATCGACGAGGCCATGCGCTGGGTCGGGGCGCGTCGCCTGCTATGGGCGGCCGACCTGACGTTGTGCACCGGGCTTACGAAGTTGCGCGCCTTGCCGTTTACCGGCGCATCGGAGGATGATCTGGCCGACATGTGCTGGCGAAACGCCGTGCGGATCTTTCCGGACGGCGCCTTCACCGCCGCGCTGTCCACGGCGCGCCCAACGGCGGGAGCGACCGCATGA
- a CDS encoding cytochrome c3 family protein, with product MTVKKKWTVIPAFLALAAAATLLSAYSGASSSQGLRVEQPVKFVHAPHVAKAGMNCLYCHSAANKAPDPGNASVSTCMGCHVIVKPQAPEIKKVAAFYAKGQAIPWNRVHKVPDYVQFPHMRHVNAGVTCQTCHGQIQKQGAQGPDTNYVPVQQVNSLNMGWCINCHVQGYKPAEGARLAGMPVTPELLAAPPKKARYDCATCHY from the coding sequence ATGACGGTCAAGAAGAAGTGGACGGTGATTCCTGCGTTTCTCGCGCTTGCGGCAGCGGCCACGTTGCTGTCGGCCTACAGCGGCGCATCGTCGTCGCAAGGCCTGCGCGTCGAACAACCCGTCAAGTTCGTTCACGCGCCGCACGTGGCGAAAGCTGGCATGAACTGCCTGTACTGTCACAGCGCGGCGAACAAGGCGCCCGATCCGGGTAACGCTTCGGTTTCCACGTGCATGGGCTGTCACGTGATTGTGAAGCCGCAGGCGCCGGAGATCAAGAAGGTCGCGGCTTTCTATGCGAAGGGGCAGGCGATCCCCTGGAACCGCGTCCACAAAGTGCCTGACTACGTGCAGTTCCCGCACATGCGTCACGTCAACGCGGGTGTGACCTGCCAAACCTGCCATGGCCAGATCCAAAAGCAGGGTGCTCAGGGACCCGACACCAACTACGTACCCGTGCAGCAGGTGAACTCGCTCAACATGGGCTGGTGCATCAACTGTCACGTGCAGGGCTACAAGCCCGCTGAAGGGGCTCGCCTGGCCGGAATGCCGGTCACGCCCGAGCTGCTCGCAGCGCCGCCGAAGAAAGCGCGATACGATTGCGCAACCTGCCACTACTGA
- a CDS encoding molybdopterin-dependent oxidoreductase has protein sequence MSTEAGTGVKRREFLKILGATGATTAVVGCSSEKVGKLIPYVASPDNTVPGVSQYYATTCRECATACGVMAEVRDGRPIKLDGNPDHPMSRGAICSAGLSAVQGLYNPDRYRTPMVREGNALKPTTWDKAYELLAQKIGEVKSRTQASNVVFVNQHESGTFPGFLDQWLSAQGMPAHLSVDSAAPLATIAANQKAYGASWPALDFNAAKLVISFGADFLDGWGHSVPQQLDWADARAKLEGAPRLVYVGARRSLTGLNADQWIAAKPGSEMAICAALTGSGTMAAASDVSGVPVATLEALAKAVANAGTGVMAICGLTTANAVDCGVMAAEINKKAGAVGVTIKPATGHAGYNGLASYADLAGAVAKMATGSVPLAFVRGANPAHTMPKSAGFAAAFAKVPFKVSFTSVPDETAQLCDLILPDNHWLESWGDAVTAQGQIGLQQPTLEPVFDTKATADVLIALAKKDQALAAKYTAADYRGWFIGQFPGGGSAFTTALTKATISGSPLIATATRTLTATATAADAGAGDYFVHVYPSPTLGDGRGANKPWLQELPDPVTKIAWQSWVEVHPTTFKKLGLVEGQHLTVETSAGKITAPAYRYMGVRPDTVAISLGLGHTAYGRFAQNIGVNAYDLVTSGWDASGALTLSGTKGKVTVLADTSQMVTTEGSARQHGRGIGQAMTLAALLGQEAEEGEHEEHAIPGLPSQDFKAGLKSPIAADAQGELANPNAKDLGMYAPDHVQKMEKRRWAMTIDLARCTGCSACVTACYSENNIPTVGAPYQGRALSPTVWDERPGANIIKGREMAWIRLERYYEGNENTENEFSPDFDTRFVPMMCQHCGNAPCEPVCPVYATYHSPDGLNVQVYNRCVGTRYCSNNCPYKVRYFNWFGYGEPDRKQYAWPEPMHWGLNPDVTVRGKGVMEKCTFCVQRIREAEHRAKAEGREVKPDEFTTACSQACPSRAIIFGDAADENWTVAKLAYDRRAYHVFEELNTFTAVVYLKKVNYPAPASPAQA, from the coding sequence ATGAGCACTGAAGCGGGGACCGGCGTCAAGCGCCGAGAATTCCTCAAGATCTTAGGCGCCACGGGTGCGACGACCGCGGTAGTGGGCTGCTCCTCCGAAAAGGTGGGGAAGCTCATTCCGTACGTTGCATCACCCGACAACACCGTGCCGGGTGTGTCGCAGTATTACGCGACCACCTGCCGCGAGTGCGCCACGGCCTGCGGCGTGATGGCCGAAGTCCGCGACGGCCGTCCGATAAAGCTGGATGGCAATCCCGACCACCCCATGAGCCGCGGCGCGATCTGCTCCGCTGGCCTCTCGGCGGTGCAGGGGTTGTACAATCCCGATCGCTATCGGACGCCGATGGTTCGCGAGGGCAACGCGCTGAAGCCCACCACGTGGGACAAGGCGTACGAGCTGCTCGCCCAGAAAATCGGCGAGGTCAAGAGCCGCACGCAGGCGTCCAACGTCGTGTTCGTGAATCAGCATGAGTCGGGCACCTTCCCGGGTTTCCTCGATCAGTGGCTCTCGGCGCAGGGCATGCCGGCGCACCTGAGCGTCGACTCTGCCGCGCCACTGGCCACGATCGCGGCCAATCAGAAGGCGTACGGCGCCTCATGGCCCGCGCTCGATTTCAACGCCGCGAAGCTGGTCATCAGCTTCGGTGCGGATTTCCTCGACGGCTGGGGGCACAGTGTCCCGCAGCAGCTCGACTGGGCCGACGCCCGTGCCAAGCTCGAAGGTGCACCGCGTCTCGTCTACGTCGGTGCGCGCCGCTCCCTCACCGGCCTGAACGCCGATCAGTGGATCGCCGCGAAGCCGGGCAGCGAGATGGCGATTTGTGCCGCCCTGACGGGGTCTGGCACGATGGCAGCGGCTTCCGATGTCTCGGGTGTGCCGGTCGCGACGCTCGAAGCACTGGCCAAGGCCGTGGCGAATGCGGGTACCGGAGTCATGGCCATCTGCGGTCTCACGACCGCGAATGCCGTCGATTGTGGTGTCATGGCGGCTGAGATCAACAAGAAGGCCGGGGCGGTCGGTGTCACGATCAAGCCTGCCACTGGTCATGCCGGATACAATGGTCTCGCCTCGTACGCCGATCTGGCGGGCGCGGTGGCGAAGATGGCCACCGGGAGTGTGCCCCTCGCCTTCGTGCGCGGAGCCAACCCGGCGCACACCATGCCCAAGTCGGCCGGCTTCGCCGCCGCCTTCGCCAAGGTGCCGTTCAAGGTGTCCTTCACGTCGGTCCCCGACGAAACCGCGCAGCTGTGCGATCTCATTCTCCCCGATAATCACTGGCTCGAAAGCTGGGGCGACGCGGTCACCGCGCAGGGCCAGATCGGCCTGCAGCAGCCCACGCTGGAACCCGTCTTCGACACGAAGGCCACTGCCGACGTACTCATTGCGCTCGCTAAGAAGGATCAGGCGCTCGCTGCCAAGTACACGGCGGCCGATTACCGAGGCTGGTTCATCGGTCAGTTCCCGGGCGGAGGGTCGGCCTTCACCACCGCGCTCACCAAGGCCACCATCAGCGGCTCACCGCTGATCGCGACCGCGACGCGCACGTTGACCGCGACGGCCACCGCCGCGGATGCCGGTGCCGGTGACTACTTCGTGCACGTCTACCCGTCGCCCACGTTGGGTGACGGTCGCGGCGCCAACAAGCCGTGGCTGCAGGAACTCCCCGATCCCGTCACCAAGATCGCGTGGCAGTCCTGGGTGGAAGTCCACCCTACCACGTTCAAGAAGCTCGGCCTCGTCGAAGGGCAGCACCTCACCGTTGAGACGTCTGCGGGCAAGATCACCGCACCGGCGTATCGATACATGGGTGTGCGTCCCGACACCGTCGCCATCTCGCTCGGCCTCGGTCACACGGCCTACGGCCGCTTCGCCCAGAACATCGGTGTCAACGCCTACGATCTCGTCACGAGCGGTTGGGATGCCTCTGGCGCGCTGACGCTCTCGGGGACCAAGGGGAAGGTCACCGTACTGGCGGACACGTCGCAGATGGTCACCACGGAAGGCTCCGCCCGTCAGCACGGCCGTGGCATCGGTCAGGCCATGACGCTGGCAGCGCTGCTTGGGCAGGAAGCGGAAGAAGGCGAGCACGAAGAGCACGCGATCCCCGGATTGCCGTCACAGGATTTCAAAGCGGGCCTCAAGTCGCCGATCGCGGCCGACGCGCAGGGCGAGCTGGCCAATCCGAACGCGAAGGACCTCGGGATGTACGCCCCCGACCACGTGCAGAAGATGGAGAAGCGCCGCTGGGCGATGACCATCGATCTTGCGCGCTGCACCGGTTGCTCGGCATGCGTCACGGCCTGCTACAGCGAGAACAACATCCCGACGGTCGGCGCGCCCTATCAGGGTCGCGCCCTCAGCCCGACGGTGTGGGATGAGCGCCCGGGTGCGAACATCATCAAGGGCCGTGAAATGGCCTGGATTCGCCTGGAGCGCTACTACGAAGGCAACGAGAACACGGAGAACGAGTTCTCGCCCGACTTCGACACGCGTTTCGTGCCGATGATGTGTCAGCATTGCGGCAATGCGCCGTGCGAGCCGGTGTGCCCCGTGTACGCCACGTATCACTCGCCCGATGGACTCAACGTGCAGGTCTACAATCGTTGCGTCGGCACGCGCTACTGCAGCAACAACTGCCCGTACAAGGTCCGGTACTTCAATTGGTTCGGATACGGTGAGCCGGATCGCAAGCAGTACGCGTGGCCGGAACCGATGCACTGGGGCCTCAATCCCGATGTCACCGTGCGTGGCAAGGGCGTCATGGAAAAGTGCACGTTCTGTGTGCAGCGTATCCGTGAAGCCGAGCACCGCGCCAAGGCGGAAGGCCGTGAGGTCAAGCCCGATGAGTTCACGACCGCGTGCTCACAGGCATGCCCGTCTCGCGCCATCATCTTCGGTGACGCGGCCGACGAAAACTGGACCGTCGCGAAGCTCGCCTATGACCGTCGTGCCTACCACGTGTTCGAAGAGCTGAACACGTTCACCGCCGTGGTCTATCTCAAGAAGGTCAACTATCCGGCGCCGGCATCCCCGGCGCAGGCCTGA
- the nrfD gene encoding NrfD/PsrC family molybdoenzyme membrane anchor subunit yields MASVGYPVREGIRGPNIPSADVQLPAVKDYEQVDRDIIATLGFTKKWFMGLSVAVLAMLIGASAWIYQIYWGLGQAGYEPPVMWGNFIITFVFWVGIGHAGTLISAILFLFRAGFRTSIYRAAEAMTVFAVMTAGLFPIIHIGRPWKFFWLLPYPNWRLLFPNFKSPLVWDVFAISTYLTISTTFLYIGLIPDIAVLRDKETNPTRKRILAILSLGWRNSDREWRHFAKAYLFLAAFSTPLVLSVHSVVSFDFAMALTPGWHASIFPPYFVAGAIFSGFAMVWTIAIPMRKWFKLEHYITLNHLDATAKVVLFTSMVVGCAYMIEFFIAWYSGVRAEQEFFWNRVFGQWWWAAWIMLLCNMSLPMSLWSQKLRRNPTWLFVLSLFINLGMWFERFVIVVPSLSHEFEPWQWGSYAPSWVDMAFLVGSFGWFFMWFLLFVKQLPVMAIAELKEIVAPRVKHGQGGGHH; encoded by the coding sequence ATGGCATCCGTAGGATATCCGGTGCGTGAGGGCATTCGTGGGCCGAACATTCCGTCGGCCGACGTACAGCTCCCCGCCGTCAAGGATTACGAGCAAGTCGACCGCGATATCATCGCGACGCTCGGCTTTACGAAGAAGTGGTTCATGGGCCTCAGCGTCGCCGTTCTGGCGATGCTGATCGGCGCCTCCGCGTGGATCTATCAGATCTACTGGGGACTCGGTCAGGCCGGATACGAGCCGCCGGTGATGTGGGGTAACTTCATCATCACGTTCGTGTTCTGGGTTGGTATCGGTCACGCCGGTACGCTCATCTCGGCCATCCTGTTTCTCTTCCGGGCTGGCTTCCGAACATCGATCTACCGCGCCGCTGAGGCGATGACGGTGTTCGCGGTCATGACGGCCGGTCTGTTCCCGATTATTCACATCGGGCGCCCGTGGAAGTTCTTCTGGTTGCTGCCGTATCCGAACTGGCGTCTGCTGTTCCCGAACTTCAAGTCGCCGCTCGTGTGGGACGTCTTCGCCATCTCGACGTATCTCACGATCTCGACCACGTTCCTCTACATCGGCCTGATCCCCGACATCGCGGTGCTCCGCGACAAGGAAACCAACCCGACGCGCAAGCGGATCCTCGCGATCCTCTCGCTCGGCTGGCGGAACAGCGACCGGGAATGGCGTCACTTCGCGAAGGCGTATCTCTTCCTCGCCGCCTTCAGCACCCCGCTCGTGCTCTCCGTGCACTCAGTCGTTTCGTTCGACTTTGCCATGGCGCTCACACCGGGTTGGCACGCCTCGATCTTCCCGCCGTACTTCGTGGCTGGTGCCATCTTCTCCGGCTTCGCGATGGTGTGGACGATCGCGATCCCGATGAGAAAGTGGTTCAAGCTCGAGCACTACATCACGCTCAATCACCTCGACGCCACGGCTAAGGTCGTGCTCTTCACGTCGATGGTCGTCGGGTGTGCGTACATGATCGAGTTCTTCATTGCCTGGTACAGCGGCGTCCGCGCGGAGCAGGAGTTCTTCTGGAATCGCGTGTTCGGTCAGTGGTGGTGGGCGGCGTGGATCATGTTGCTCTGCAACATGTCCCTTCCCATGTCGCTCTGGTCGCAGAAGCTCCGCCGCAATCCCACGTGGCTGTTCGTGCTGTCGCTGTTCATCAACCTCGGCATGTGGTTCGAGCGCTTCGTCATCGTCGTGCCGTCACTCTCCCATGAGTTCGAGCCGTGGCAGTGGGGTAGCTATGCGCCCAGCTGGGTCGACATGGCGTTCCTCGTCGGTTCGTTCGGTTGGTTCTTCATGTGGTTCCTGCTGTTCGTCAAGCAGCTGCCCGTGATGGCCATTGCCGAGCTCAAGGAAATCGTCGCGCCGCGCGTGAAGCACGGCCAAGGCGGAGGGCATCACTGA